One part of the Sarcophilus harrisii chromosome 5, mSarHar1.11, whole genome shotgun sequence genome encodes these proteins:
- the GTSE1 gene encoding LOW QUALITY PROTEIN: G2 and S phase-expressed protein 1 (The sequence of the model RefSeq protein was modified relative to this genomic sequence to represent the inferred CDS: deleted 2 bases in 1 codon), with translation MEEGSVRGATQGEAAVGAQNDLPLLTEEKFDFDLSLSSSSANEDDEVFFGPVGHRERCVAAGLELQGLVPAESPPWSPLVGEQFQEIFREAHLLALQIKSSSKKAAPRAPEPGLGEDFVQEARLKLDIFERGLQARRSPLALKRETYCVPTPEAGPVRAALSFAESPGAPEPAPDARLQSQGAAEKGAASRLQPPRPSSALGKGAPAKPQPGRQAAPPRPPATGSQASSGARPSDQSGSAPGLLAPSKFGARRILLKPPGPPRALPGRASSSGSSSLGTPAQGKAAKLSEAFGRLPDTPRPKPSSGNASCPKQSQAAPCAAPCAALCAPRARESASVSLKQSQTPQTGIRRLSSLPSLSQLPKPRGPSSGAKAGPPANPPQAAAPSAGDSLDTVTPGGQGLSRRPSRPSFGSSAPRATPAPRATPARCSSVGALQRPALSTRTPLSVRRLSALPTPSGCRVSALPVWPTPRTGPRATSPPRPRAARPPSRGPPRKAEGRPEQAQEASRQGACPTLDSPGLAPLALSFASPEQMVPETPKSEAPKLETPRLETPRPETLRPEAPKPEAPKPEAMEQQEAVEQREATPAPSEALLVHIEAPACPAPAPPPPCRPLIDFSDSPEAGPRRLPLTPLPAGKGQLLIDLFHSPGGPSKPLPVTGQLIDLSSPLICLSPLGEDKENRDSPLLKF, from the exons ATGGAGGAAGGCTCGGTGAGGGGAGCCACCCAGGGAGAAGCCGCTGTGGGCGCCCAGAACG ACCTTCCTCTTTTGACTGAGGAGAAATTTGACTTTGACCTCTCCCTGTCCTCATCCAG TGCCAATGAGGACGATGAGGTTTTCTTCGGGCCGGTCGGGCACCGGGAGCGCTGTGTGGCCGCCGGCCTGGAGCTGCAGGGCCTGGTGCCCGCGGAGTCGCCACCCTGGAGCCCGTTGGTGGGGGAGCAGTTCCAGGAGATCTTCCGGGAGGCGCACCTGCTGGCGCTGCAGATCAAGAGCAGCAGCAAGAAGGCGGCGCCCAGAGCGCCTGAGCCGGGCCTGGGGGAGGACTTCGTGCAGGAGGCCCGGCTGAAGCTGGACATCTTTGAGCGGGGCCTGCAGGCCCGCCGGAGCCCCCTGGCGCTCAAAAGGGAGACCTACTGCGTGCCGACCCCGGAGGCGGGCCCCGTGCGGGCGGCGCTCTCCTTCGCCGAGTCCCCTGGGGCCCCGGAGCCCGCTCCTGACGCCCGGCTTCAGAGCCAAGGGGCGGCCGAGAAGGGAGCCGCGAGCCGACTGCAGCCCCCCAGACCCTCGTCTGCACTTGGAAAGGGAGCCCCTGCCAAG CCTCAGCCAGGAAGACAGGCCGCTCCTCCCAGGCCCCCGGCCACGGGCTCCCAAGCATCCTCGGGGGCCAGGCCCTCTGACCAGTCTGGCAGTGCCCCCGGCCTCCTCGCCCCCAGCAAG TTTGGGGCGAGAAGGATCCTGCTGAAGCCTCCTGGGCCGCCCAGGGCCCTCCCTGGGAGAGCAAGCTCCTCCGGTTCCAGCTCGTTAGGGACCCCAGCGCAGGGCAAAG CAGCCAAACTGAGCGAGGCTTTCGGGCGCCTGCCTGACACTCCCCGGCCCAAGCCAAGCAGCGGGAACGCCTCCTGCCCGAAGCAAAGCCAGGCTGCCCCCTGTGCAGCCCCCTGTGCCGCCCTCTGTGCCCCCCGCGCCAGGGAGTCCGCCTCGGTGTCCCTGAAGCAGTCACAGACGCCCCAAACGGGGATCCGGAGGCTGAGCTCCCTCCCCAGCCTCTCCCAGCTGCCCAAGCCCAGGGGGCCCAGCTCTGGGGCCAAGGCTGGGCCCCCGGCT AACCCACCCCAGGCGGCCGCGCCCTCTGCAG GAGACTCGCTGGACACTGTGACTCCTGGCGGGCAGGGCCTGAGCCGACGGCCGTCCCGGCCCTCCTTTGGAAG CAGCGCCCCGAGAGCCACCCCCGCCCCGAGAGCCACCCCCGCCCGCTGCTCCTCGGTGGGGGCTCTGCAGCGCCCCGCGCTCAGCACCCGAACCCCCCTGAGCGTCCGGCGCCTATCTGCCCTGCCCACGCCGTCCGGGTGCCGAGTCTCAGCCCTTCCCGTGTGGCCCACGCCCCGAACCGGCCCCAGGGCCACCTCCCCGCCTCGGCCGCGGGCCGCCCGGCCCCCCTCCCGGGGGCCCCCCAGAAAGGCCGAAGGCAG gCCTGAGCAAGCCCAGGAAGCCAGCAGGCAAGGGGCTTGCCCCACCTTGGACTCCCCGGGGCTGGCGCCTTTGGCCCTCAGCTTTGCCTCCCCGGAGCAGATGGTACCGGAGACCCCCAAGTCGGAGGCCCCCAAGCTGGAAACCCCCAGGCTGGAGACCCCAAGGCCAGAGACTCTCAGGCCGGAGGCCCCCAAGCCAGAGGCCCCCAAGCCAGAAGCCATGGAGCAGCAGGAGGCTGTGGAGCAGCGGGAGGCCACGCCGGCCCCCTCTGAG GCCCTGCTCGTCCACATCGAAGCCCCCGCCTGCCCCGCCCCGGCGCCGCCTCCCCCCTGCAGGCCGCTCATCGACTTCTCCGACAGCCCCGAGGCGGGCCCCCGGCGGCTCCCCCTGACCCCCCTCCCGGCCGGCAAAGGCCAGCTTCTCATCGACCTGTTCCACTCTCCGGGCGGCCCCTCCAAGCCTCTGCCCGTCACGGGCCAG cTGATCGACCTGAGCTCCCCGCTCATCTGCCTCAGCCCCCTGGGGGAGGACAAAGAGAACCGCGACTCGCCGCTGCTCAAGTTCTAG